Proteins co-encoded in one Chitinophagales bacterium genomic window:
- a CDS encoding (2Fe-2S)-binding protein: MATFTLQVNGEKYQVEVSSDTPLLWVLRDTVGLVGTKYGCGIGQCGACTVHLNGVPVRSCSLPISAIEGKTVTTIEGLSENGDHPLQLAWQEIDVPQCGYCQAGQIMSAAALLKKNPKPTDADIDAAMAGNICRCSTYNRIRKAIHTAAK, encoded by the coding sequence ATGGCAACTTTTACGCTTCAAGTAAACGGTGAAAAATACCAAGTGGAAGTAAGTTCAGACACACCCTTGCTTTGGGTACTGCGTGATACAGTGGGATTGGTGGGAACTAAATATGGCTGCGGCATCGGTCAATGTGGTGCTTGTACAGTACATCTCAACGGTGTTCCTGTTCGCTCTTGCTCATTGCCTATTTCTGCAATTGAAGGAAAAACCGTCACCACCATTGAAGGACTTTCCGAAAACGGTGATCATCCTCTGCAATTGGCTTGGCAAGAAATAGATGTACCTCAATGTGGCTATTGTCAAGCTGGACAAATAATGAGTGCAGCAGCATTATTGAAGAAAAATCCAAAACCAACAGACGCTGACATTGACGCAGCTATGGCGGGAAATATTTGTCGTTGTAGCACTTATAATCGGATACGGAAGGCAATACATACGGCAGCTAAATAA
- the murB gene encoding UDP-N-acetylmuramate dehydrogenase — protein sequence MTIEHNAPLQSLNTFGVAATTKYFTRITELSDLQNLFNNPIYPKTPKLILGGGSNVLFTQNFEGILLYNAIKGIEMVKETEDHVWVKAYGGENWHEFVTYCVNQNWSGIENLSLIPGSVGAAPLQNIGAYGVELKDVFSELEAFDLKTGEIRRFTAEECQFDYRDSVFKRDLKDCYFVFSVTLKLHKTPQYKLDYGVIRQQLEAMEITELSIKAVSDAICMIRQEKLPNPKKIGNAGSFFKNPIVYLPFFEKLLNQYPSMPYYQIDAHSIKIPAGWLIEQCGWKGKKVGQTGSYKNQALVLVNYGNATGKEIAALAKNIKCSVKSKFNIDLEQEINMI from the coding sequence ATGACCATTGAACACAATGCACCTCTACAATCTCTCAATACATTTGGAGTTGCAGCGACCACAAAATATTTTACCCGTATCACAGAACTTTCTGACCTTCAAAACCTATTCAACAACCCTATTTATCCAAAAACGCCTAAACTAATTTTAGGAGGCGGAAGCAATGTTTTGTTCACCCAAAACTTTGAAGGAATTTTACTCTACAATGCCATCAAAGGCATCGAAATGGTAAAAGAAACCGAAGATCATGTATGGGTCAAGGCTTATGGTGGTGAAAATTGGCATGAATTCGTAACTTACTGCGTGAATCAAAATTGGTCGGGCATCGAAAATCTTTCTTTAATTCCTGGCTCTGTTGGCGCAGCTCCTCTTCAAAACATTGGTGCGTATGGTGTAGAGCTAAAAGATGTTTTTAGCGAATTAGAAGCTTTTGACCTTAAAACAGGCGAGATACGCCGATTTACAGCTGAAGAATGTCAATTTGATTATCGAGATAGTGTTTTCAAGAGAGATCTGAAAGATTGCTATTTTGTCTTTTCTGTGACGCTGAAACTACACAAAACACCGCAATATAAACTTGATTATGGGGTTATACGACAGCAATTAGAGGCTATGGAAATTACAGAACTGAGTATCAAAGCTGTAAGTGACGCTATCTGTATGATTCGGCAAGAAAAACTACCAAATCCAAAAAAAATAGGCAACGCAGGCAGCTTTTTTAAGAATCCCATAGTCTATCTTCCGTTCTTTGAAAAGTTATTGAATCAATATCCTTCAATGCCCTATTATCAAATAGATGCACATTCTATAAAAATTCCTGCTGGCTGGCTGATTGAACAATGTGGTTGGAAAGGCAAAAAAGTAGGACAAACAGGATCTTACAAAAATCAAGCCTTAGTGTTGGTAAACTACGGCAATGCAACAGGAAAAGAAATCGCAGCTTTGGCAAAAAATATTAAATGTTCAGTCAAATCAAAATTCAATATTGATTTAGAACAAGAAATAAATATGATTTAA
- a CDS encoding choice-of-anchor L domain-containing protein, which produces MKRVYTLILSLLLCSPIFAQIGVINSPPLLPDTLAQRLVGYGLEIDNVEMLCPNNASGYFYGATAAGFSMNSGILLTSGSTAVALSPNTVGSASSSNGGPGYAPLEEFPQAYNGTFNACVLEFDFVPQGDSIKFNYVFGSEEYPEYVGSSFNDIFAFLIEGLPEYPEDLSVIEKNIAIIPGSPEIPVAINFLNFAAYSQFYIANTPGIPSNGFIQYDGFTTTLTAKAKVTPCNTYHLTLAIADVSDPIFDSGVFLEEGSFISNAFAVEPPVSNISSTEELDFVVENCGKGTVTFSTDFPSEDGYTLQLVTNQDPNNPDAVVLGGTATLFSDYTLSAGAVMIPPNGTEAQLDIFPIVDGALEGDEFITFAFYASCSPIPYQVDTFWIYDEIRAVVNEPIDICDPGTPVQLHGEESNGINLEQDRFFIRWEPAAGLSCTDCLDPIATVNTTTTYTFIIGYEGTICTDQESTTINVDPNTANFAAVPEYSICANQTVKLSATGGLTYDWQAPGGGVANNLSCTDCASPTFTPPNSNGATYTYEVIISSGPGCTETFPVEVTVDLAELNLEPHPPICPGDVATLSVASGDGTTFLWKRPNGLSAGTGTSIQVSPSVTTTYTVTALGVACPNPKTITLVVDQVDAAFNPVQTVCAGETTTLVGQGGQQFQWLDMDGNVLSTNQTYNPVIDANTTFQLVAQTNNCFDTISVLAPVEPIREIEFITENPVICGDITSIDLAIEPIPGVTFTWQPAGAFTMNSADGSVVTATPPSDGFTYTVTAVTPLGCTPPQTISVAVGENLELTVDAPEILCIDLANLTPFTINAFGASKYTWTPSGGSLIANSGASSALFIPNPVNNGITYTVFGTDEAGICTGETTFTVQVIQEPDLSIEAPVICAGESGTLTASISAGSGDFEYEWIPSTGLSNPNSSTTEVSIDEPTVYTLIARDVIGGCEVQQDVTVEVNPYPEVDLVPEVAACSGDEVTVTVEGGDGFATIWTDGSGGVVSNGTSLTVTPAATTTYTLTVGTDCPVELQTTIEVIEVDITADASAAQICDGDEVQLNATGEGIATFEWTQANGLQGTNGANQTATPTATTTYIVTGYDASGNCSATSSVTVEVATIQVQLPPDPFTCGADDPATLTVDGGAGATYLWDPPTGLSSTTLGTVTASPAVTTTYSVNIVNAQGCEDEAFVTVNVFPQINIVIDPPLASVCPGEIATYNLVGAANYTFEEISGGAFQIISNANGQVQISANANASFNIVGTDVNGCTAETTAELQINQPITDASGDTDICEGEETPLFADGGAGATYQWDNAETLDDATSATPNASPDQTTVYTVMITDSNGCTAFESVFIQVAQPPTAQLSATPNAICPGTPVTLQAGTNTNNTYTFYDGNGNQIAQNNTGQTTVTPTIDMTYSVTVETPLGCMDEAVATVSFNQDPVLQVQDGTACPGGSTNMSVSGAGVGATYQWNPSNIVTCNSPSCDQVTVTPVDGNPVNFTVTGTTAAGCSGQAQATLSIQADLNISVNPANPTLCVGETITLNANGATQFEWDGPGLSTTTGGSVVVDVNTPGTYNYTLTGTNNDCSGSTTFSVVINDLPTIEAVDAPTLCVGDSHTLSAIGGDTYVWTLNGNPVNNLNVSPATTTTYDVIGTDANGCTNISQVTVEVEEPIQLSVMANDDTICFGENTAIMATGAVSFEWSTTDVTGDGELLTVSPTATTTYTVIATSANGCTAEDQITINVSEPQVSLDAAQLGFCTGENTTLTATGTGNYTWEGESVTGTGANVTIEPLTPGLYTYIVTTDINGCPATASIDIEVYAEPNVIVPQFLQICQDGSTDITATGAATYEWIDPDGSLSATTGGTVTASPAAGTTYTVIGTSANGCTASAEVNIAVSTELLLDAPDQEICIGDAAGATLTVAGAQNYTWTGDVASLSATTGNNVIATPSVTTTYTIVGTDAQGCTGETEVTVVVNELPQAAAGEPGLICIGDDFSLAASGGVQYIWDDPTGTLSNTNIANPVATPTVPTTYTVTVINENGCESTAEVFVDLEPLATAVVPALGETCSNAVFDISTATAENALGIMWTTSGNGTFTDPTSLLTAYQPDPSDVGTVTLTMSVEGCGSPSASFDLDVKQSTAELFIEQPDAVCPGESISLSGSNIGIGDIANINWTGGLGSFTLNSALETVYRPSEAEVGTITLTLSADDECGSASEQITVTVMPNVNMDAGQNIIITEGESIRLEGSGGLTADSYIWTVAEGFDEERAGLDPTEANSQNPLVTPTQTTTYQLSSSDSCSDVDFVEVIIQPTGSIVMPNSFSPNGDNFNDLIFPVGFNFELVNYSIYSRWGEKVFETNVDGEGWDGTFKGEPSELGVYAYVVEYRLGGRESVEILAGSITLIR; this is translated from the coding sequence ATGAAAAGAGTTTATACACTAATACTCTCCCTTTTGTTGTGTAGTCCAATTTTTGCACAGATTGGGGTAATCAATTCTCCTCCTCTCCTTCCCGATACGCTTGCACAGCGATTGGTGGGTTATGGTTTGGAGATTGACAATGTAGAGATGCTTTGCCCAAACAATGCATCAGGTTATTTTTATGGAGCTACTGCTGCTGGGTTCTCTATGAATTCAGGTATTCTACTGACAAGCGGTTCAACCGCCGTAGCACTAAGTCCTAATACTGTTGGTAGCGCATCATCATCAAATGGAGGCCCAGGATATGCGCCTCTTGAAGAATTTCCACAAGCTTACAATGGAACATTCAATGCCTGTGTATTGGAATTTGATTTTGTCCCACAAGGAGATAGCATAAAATTCAACTACGTATTCGGCTCAGAAGAATATCCTGAGTATGTGGGTTCTTCATTCAATGATATATTTGCCTTCCTCATTGAAGGACTTCCCGAATATCCCGAAGATTTATCGGTCATTGAGAAAAACATTGCCATTATTCCTGGCTCACCTGAAATCCCTGTAGCTATCAACTTTCTAAACTTTGCTGCTTATAGTCAATTTTACATTGCCAACACCCCTGGCATTCCGAGTAATGGTTTCATTCAATACGATGGTTTTACCACTACATTGACTGCAAAAGCCAAAGTGACTCCCTGTAATACCTACCACCTAACTTTAGCTATTGCAGATGTAAGTGATCCGATTTTCGATTCAGGTGTATTCTTAGAAGAAGGAAGTTTTATTAGTAATGCCTTTGCCGTAGAACCTCCTGTATCCAATATTTCTTCCACCGAAGAATTGGACTTTGTAGTAGAAAACTGTGGAAAGGGTACGGTTACTTTCTCCACCGATTTCCCCAGTGAAGACGGTTACACCCTTCAATTGGTAACAAACCAAGACCCTAATAATCCAGATGCCGTAGTTCTTGGAGGAACAGCTACACTTTTTAGTGACTATACCTTGTCGGCAGGTGCTGTTATGATACCACCTAATGGAACTGAAGCACAGTTAGACATTTTCCCAATTGTGGATGGCGCACTCGAAGGCGATGAGTTTATCACCTTTGCTTTCTACGCTTCTTGTAGCCCTATCCCTTATCAAGTGGACACCTTCTGGATTTATGATGAAATCAGAGCAGTAGTCAATGAACCAATTGATATTTGCGACCCAGGTACTCCAGTACAATTACATGGAGAAGAATCCAATGGTATCAACTTGGAACAAGATCGTTTCTTTATTCGATGGGAACCTGCCGCAGGATTAAGTTGTACAGACTGTTTAGATCCTATTGCAACTGTTAATACTACAACGACTTATACCTTTATTATTGGCTATGAGGGTACAATTTGTACAGATCAAGAATCTACGACCATCAATGTCGACCCAAATACAGCCAACTTTGCAGCAGTTCCAGAATATAGTATATGCGCCAATCAAACCGTAAAATTGAGTGCTACTGGCGGACTTACGTATGATTGGCAAGCACCCGGTGGCGGTGTTGCAAACAATTTAAGCTGTACAGATTGCGCTAGTCCAACATTTACCCCGCCAAATAGCAATGGAGCAACCTATACCTATGAAGTAATCATAAGCTCTGGACCAGGCTGTACCGAAACCTTCCCTGTTGAAGTAACTGTAGATTTAGCAGAATTGAACCTAGAACCACATCCTCCAATATGCCCAGGCGATGTTGCTACATTATCTGTTGCATCTGGTGATGGTACTACGTTCCTCTGGAAACGTCCAAATGGTTTGTCCGCAGGAACAGGCACAAGCATTCAAGTAAGCCCAAGTGTCACGACTACCTACACCGTAACAGCATTGGGAGTAGCCTGCCCTAACCCCAAAACAATCACCTTAGTAGTAGATCAAGTAGATGCTGCCTTCAATCCAGTACAAACGGTTTGTGCAGGTGAAACAACGACCTTAGTAGGTCAAGGTGGACAACAATTCCAATGGTTAGACATGGATGGCAATGTATTGAGTACCAATCAAACCTATAACCCTGTAATTGACGCAAATACTACTTTCCAACTAGTTGCTCAAACCAATAATTGTTTTGATACCATTTCCGTATTGGCTCCCGTAGAGCCTATTCGTGAAATTGAATTCATTACCGAAAACCCTGTTATCTGTGGTGATATCACTTCAATTGATTTGGCAATTGAGCCAATTCCTGGTGTGACATTTACTTGGCAACCAGCAGGTGCTTTCACAATGAACAGTGCCGATGGTTCTGTGGTTACTGCTACTCCTCCAAGTGACGGATTTACTTATACAGTGACAGCAGTAACACCATTAGGCTGTACTCCACCGCAAACTATCTCGGTAGCAGTTGGAGAAAATTTAGAACTCACAGTTGACGCTCCCGAAATTTTGTGTATTGATTTAGCTAATCTAACCCCATTTACTATCAATGCTTTTGGTGCATCGAAATACACCTGGACACCATCAGGAGGATCTCTTATTGCTAATTCAGGAGCAAGTTCAGCTCTTTTCATTCCAAATCCTGTCAACAACGGAATCACCTATACTGTATTTGGTACAGATGAAGCGGGTATTTGTACAGGCGAAACGACCTTTACTGTACAAGTAATTCAAGAGCCTGATTTATCCATTGAAGCACCTGTCATTTGTGCGGGAGAATCAGGAACATTGACTGCAAGCATAAGCGCAGGTAGTGGTGATTTTGAATACGAATGGATTCCTTCAACAGGTCTATCCAATCCTAACAGCAGCACCACAGAGGTTTCAATTGATGAGCCTACTGTATATACTTTGATTGCAAGAGATGTGATTGGAGGATGTGAAGTACAGCAAGATGTAACCGTTGAAGTCAATCCATACCCAGAAGTAGATCTCGTTCCAGAAGTAGCCGCTTGTAGTGGCGACGAAGTGACTGTAACAGTTGAAGGAGGAGATGGTTTTGCAACGATTTGGACAGATGGAAGTGGTGGAGTTGTATCAAATGGCACATCTCTTACTGTTACTCCTGCCGCTACTACTACTTATACACTTACAGTTGGAACGGATTGTCCAGTAGAACTGCAAACAACCATTGAAGTTATTGAAGTAGATATAACTGCAGATGCAAGTGCTGCCCAAATTTGCGATGGAGATGAAGTACAGTTAAACGCAACTGGCGAAGGTATAGCTACATTTGAATGGACCCAAGCAAATGGTCTTCAAGGAACAAATGGTGCCAACCAAACAGCTACTCCAACTGCAACAACTACCTATATCGTAACGGGTTATGATGCAAGCGGTAATTGTTCGGCTACTTCAAGTGTTACCGTTGAAGTAGCAACTATTCAAGTTCAACTTCCACCAGATCCGTTTACTTGTGGAGCAGACGACCCTGCAACATTAACTGTTGACGGTGGTGCAGGTGCAACCTATCTTTGGGATCCACCAACAGGATTATCTTCTACTACATTGGGTACAGTGACTGCCAGCCCTGCGGTTACGACTACCTATTCTGTAAACATTGTCAATGCACAAGGTTGTGAAGATGAAGCATTCGTGACAGTGAATGTATTCCCTCAAATCAACATTGTCATTGATCCGCCATTGGCTTCTGTTTGTCCTGGTGAGATAGCTACTTACAACTTGGTAGGTGCAGCTAATTATACCTTTGAAGAAATCAGTGGAGGAGCTTTCCAAATTATCAGCAACGCTAACGGACAAGTTCAAATCAGTGCAAATGCCAATGCTTCCTTCAATATTGTAGGAACAGATGTAAATGGCTGTACAGCCGAAACCACTGCTGAACTACAAATAAACCAACCCATTACTGATGCGAGTGGGGATACCGATATTTGTGAAGGGGAAGAAACGCCTTTGTTTGCAGACGGTGGAGCAGGTGCCACTTATCAATGGGATAATGCTGAAACCTTAGATGATGCAACAAGTGCAACACCGAATGCAAGTCCAGATCAAACAACGGTTTATACCGTAATGATTACCGATAGCAATGGATGTACCGCTTTTGAAAGCGTTTTTATTCAAGTTGCTCAACCGCCAACAGCTCAACTTAGTGCAACACCTAACGCTATTTGTCCAGGTACTCCCGTTACACTTCAAGCAGGTACAAATACAAATAACACCTACACTTTCTATGATGGCAATGGCAATCAGATTGCACAAAACAACACAGGGCAAACTACCGTCACTCCTACTATTGATATGACCTACTCTGTAACCGTAGAAACACCTCTTGGCTGTATGGACGAAGCAGTAGCTACTGTTTCCTTCAATCAAGACCCTGTACTTCAAGTGCAAGATGGAACAGCTTGTCCAGGAGGAAGTACCAATATGTCTGTTTCAGGAGCAGGTGTAGGAGCTACTTACCAATGGAATCCAAGCAATATTGTTACTTGCAACTCGCCTTCTTGCGACCAAGTAACAGTTACGCCAGTAGATGGTAACCCTGTAAACTTCACTGTGACAGGTACAACAGCCGCAGGTTGTTCAGGTCAAGCACAAGCTACTTTGAGTATCCAAGCAGATTTGAACATTTCTGTAAATCCTGCCAACCCAACACTATGTGTAGGAGAAACCATTACTCTAAATGCAAATGGTGCTACACAATTTGAGTGGGATGGCCCCGGTTTGAGTACAACAACGGGCGGAAGTGTGGTCGTAGATGTAAATACACCTGGTACTTACAATTATACGCTTACAGGTACTAACAACGATTGTTCTGGTAGCACTACCTTCTCTGTAGTCATCAACGATTTGCCAACCATTGAAGCAGTAGATGCGCCAACACTTTGTGTAGGAGATTCGCATACACTCTCTGCAATAGGTGGTGATACCTATGTATGGACTTTGAACGGTAATCCTGTAAACAACTTGAATGTATCTCCTGCCACTACTACTACTTACGATGTAATTGGTACAGATGCCAACGGTTGTACCAATATTTCACAAGTAACCGTAGAAGTGGAAGAACCCATTCAATTGAGTGTGATGGCCAATGATGATACCATTTGTTTTGGTGAAAACACAGCTATTATGGCAACAGGTGCGGTGAGCTTTGAATGGTCTACAACTGATGTAACAGGCGATGGTGAACTATTGACCGTTTCTCCAACCGCAACAACTACTTACACTGTTATTGCAACAAGTGCGAATGGATGTACGGCTGAAGATCAAATCACCATCAATGTATCTGAGCCTCAGGTGTCATTAGATGCGGCACAATTGGGTTTCTGTACAGGTGAAAATACAACTTTAACTGCAACAGGTACGGGCAACTATACTTGGGAAGGCGAAAGTGTAACAGGTACAGGTGCAAATGTAACCATTGAACCTCTTACCCCTGGTCTTTACACCTATATCGTTACGACCGATATCAACGGTTGCCCTGCAACGGCTTCGATTGATATTGAAGTATATGCAGAACCAAACGTGATTGTTCCTCAATTTCTACAAATTTGTCAAGATGGTTCTACGGACATCACTGCAACAGGAGCTGCTACCTACGAATGGATTGATCCTGATGGCTCTCTAAGTGCTACTACAGGAGGAACAGTTACTGCTTCTCCAGCAGCAGGCACGACTTATACGGTTATCGGTACAAGTGCCAATGGATGTACAGCTTCTGCTGAGGTAAACATTGCAGTAAGTACAGAACTTTTATTGGATGCTCCAGACCAAGAGATTTGTATTGGTGATGCTGCGGGTGCGACGTTGACCGTTGCTGGTGCGCAAAACTATACTTGGACAGGTGATGTCGCAAGTTTGAGTGCAACGACTGGAAACAATGTTATTGCTACTCCTTCTGTTACCACAACTTATACAATTGTAGGTACAGATGCTCAAGGTTGTACAGGCGAAACAGAAGTGACTGTTGTAGTGAATGAATTGCCACAAGCAGCAGCAGGTGAACCTGGTTTGATTTGTATTGGAGATGATTTCTCTCTCGCTGCAAGTGGAGGTGTTCAGTATATTTGGGATGACCCAACAGGAACTTTGAGCAATACAAACATTGCCAATCCTGTGGCTACACCTACTGTACCAACTACCTACACTGTTACGGTTATCAACGAAAATGGCTGTGAATCTACCGCTGAGGTGTTTGTAGATTTAGAGCCTTTGGCTACTGCTGTTGTTCCTGCATTGGGAGAAACTTGCTCCAATGCTGTGTTTGATATCAGCACTGCCACAGCAGAGAATGCTTTGGGAATTATGTGGACGACTTCTGGTAATGGTACATTTACCGACCCAACCAGCCTACTGACAGCTTACCAACCTGATCCAAGTGATGTAGGAACAGTAACGCTTACCATGAGTGTAGAAGGTTGTGGTTCGCCATCTGCTAGTTTCGACTTGGATGTGAAACAATCTACTGCCGAGTTGTTCATTGAACAACCAGATGCAGTTTGTCCTGGTGAGAGCATATCTTTGTCAGGCTCCAACATTGGTATTGGCGATATTGCCAATATCAACTGGACTGGTGGTTTGGGTTCTTTCACGCTCAATAGTGCTTTAGAAACCGTCTATCGTCCATCAGAAGCCGAAGTAGGAACAATTACGCTTACTTTGAGTGCAGACGACGAGTGTGGTTCAGCAAGTGAGCAAATCACCGTTACAGTTATGCCAAATGTCAATATGGATGCAGGTCAAAATATTATCATCACCGAAGGCGAAAGTATTCGTTTAGAAGGTAGTGGTGGATTGACTGCTGACAGTTATATTTGGACAGTAGCAGAAGGTTTTGATGAAGAAAGAGCAGGCTTAGACCCAACAGAAGCTAACTCGCAAAATCCTTTGGTAACGCCAACTCAAACGACTACTTATCAGTTATCCAGTAGTGATAGTTGTTCGGATGTGGATTTTGTGGAGGTAATCATCCAACCTACAGGCTCGATTGTTATGCCGAACTCCTTCTCTCCCAACGGAGACAATTTCAATGATTTGATTTTCCCTGTTGGATTCAACTTTGAGTTGGTCAACTACAGCATTTACAGCCGTTGGGGAGAGAAAGTATTTGAAACAAATGTAGATGGTGAAGGATGGGACGGAACGTTCAAAGGTGAACCATCTGAACTGGGAGTCTATGCTTATGTGGTAGAATACCGCTTAGGAGGTAGAGAGAGTGTTGAAATACTCGCAGGTTCTATCACATTGATTAGATAG
- a CDS encoding cytochrome P450 — MTTQKATIPISTKKLPAPKKHWLWKNMKDFAPNPLAFIMKNVAELGDTFEAEIPSRKFIMTANADLIKYVLQGNHRNYRKTKSYDQMRLLLGNGLVTSRGDFWRKQRRLAQPAFNKKNLENLFQSMGAVVTDYMKELNNKRGQTIDIAHEMMAITAKIAIKSLFSADLDGDLLKVYDSMTDMQRYVVLRIHQPIFTPFYRFNGRHSRYEKSFEVMDGIIQNLIRERQESGESKDDLLQMLMDARYEDTGEKMEYEQLRDELLTIFSAGHETSANAMAWTWYLLVQHPEIVEKLKEEAQAILNGRLATFEDLKQLTYTRQVLEEGMRLYPPAWIVGREAIEADEWEGLEIEKDKNMQCCIYALHHNAAYYPDPEKFDPERFTPEKVKARPSHHYMPFGAGPRFCIGNHFAMMEMQLILAAMVQNFDFELIEGQKIVMEPLITLRPKYGIKLKVK; from the coding sequence ATGACAACCCAAAAAGCAACTATTCCCATTTCTACCAAAAAATTGCCTGCACCAAAAAAGCACTGGCTTTGGAAAAATATGAAGGATTTTGCTCCAAATCCTTTGGCTTTTATTATGAAAAACGTTGCAGAATTGGGAGATACTTTTGAAGCTGAAATACCATCTCGCAAGTTTATCATGACTGCAAATGCCGATTTGATTAAGTACGTTTTGCAGGGAAACCACCGAAATTACCGCAAAACCAAATCTTATGATCAAATGAGGTTGCTTTTAGGCAATGGATTGGTGACGAGTAGGGGAGATTTTTGGCGAAAACAAAGGCGATTGGCGCAGCCTGCTTTCAACAAAAAGAACCTCGAAAATCTGTTTCAATCAATGGGTGCTGTGGTGACGGATTACATGAAAGAGTTGAACAACAAGCGTGGGCAAACCATAGATATTGCCCACGAAATGATGGCTATTACCGCCAAAATTGCGATTAAATCTTTGTTTAGCGCAGATTTGGACGGTGACTTATTGAAGGTTTATGACAGCATGACAGATATGCAGCGATATGTTGTTTTGCGGATTCACCAACCCATTTTTACACCTTTTTATCGCTTCAATGGTCGGCATAGTCGCTACGAAAAATCTTTTGAAGTGATGGACGGCATCATTCAAAATTTGATAAGAGAACGGCAAGAAAGTGGTGAATCAAAGGACGATTTGCTGCAAATGTTGATGGACGCAAGGTATGAGGATACGGGTGAAAAAATGGAGTACGAACAGCTTCGAGATGAACTACTGACCATCTTCAGTGCGGGACACGAAACTTCTGCCAATGCAATGGCGTGGACTTGGTATTTGCTCGTGCAGCATCCCGAAATTGTCGAAAAATTGAAGGAGGAAGCTCAAGCGATTTTGAATGGGCGATTGGCAACTTTTGAAGATTTGAAACAACTGACCTATACAAGACAGGTATTGGAGGAAGGGATGCGTTTGTATCCGCCTGCGTGGATTGTGGGCAGAGAAGCCATTGAAGCGGATGAATGGGAGGGTTTGGAGATAGAAAAAGACAAAAATATGCAGTGTTGTATTTATGCTTTACACCACAATGCTGCCTATTATCCTGATCCAGAAAAATTTGATCCCGAAAGGTTTACGCCCGAAAAGGTGAAGGCTCGCCCAAGTCATCACTATATGCCTTTTGGGGCTGGACCACGCTTTTGTATTGGCAATCATTTTGCGATGATGGAAATGCAGTTGATTTTGGCGGCAATGGTGCAAAATTTTGATTTTGAATTGATTGAAGGTCAAAAAATAGTTATGGAGCCTTTGATTACCTTGCGTCCTAAGTATGGAATTAAGTTGAAGGTGAAGTAG